From a region of the Castanea sativa cultivar Marrone di Chiusa Pesio chromosome 10, ASM4071231v1 genome:
- the LOC142613140 gene encoding putative methyltransferase PMT21, with translation MKYKDGKPGPQGDRGSRAVPISIMFVVLCGFSFYLGGIFCSERNRFETKIVANDVQSPKDSSVTPLHIKPIKFAECSSDYQDYTPCTDPRRWKKYGLHRLTLMERHCPPISERKECLVPPPNGYKVPIKWPQSRNECWYRNVPYNWINQQKSNQNWLRKEGDKFLFPGGGTMFPRGVGAYVDLMQDLIPEMTDGTVRTAIDTGCGVASWGGDLLDRGILTVSLAPRDNHEAQVQFALERGIPAILGIISTQRLPFPSNSFDMAHCSRCLIPWTEFGGIYLLEIHRILRPGGFWILSGPPVNYENRWRGWNTTVEEQKSDYEKLQDLLTSMCFKLYNKKDDIAVWQKSSDNSCYDQLANPDAYPPKCDDSLEPDSAWYTPLRPCVVVPSPKLEKSTLTSIAKWPKRLHVTPERISDAYGGSANTFKHDDSKWKVRIKHYKKLLPAIGSDKIRNVMDMNTAYGGFAAAVVDDPLWVMNVVSSYALNTLAVVFDRGLIGTYHDWCEAFSTYPRTYDLLHLDGLFTAESHRCDMKYVLLEMDRILRPNGYAIIRESSYFVDAVASVAKAMRWGCRKEDTEYGIEKEKILICQKKLWYSSNKPSSSS, from the exons ATGAAATATAAAGATGGGAAACCAGGTCCCCAAGGGGATAGAGGTTCAAGGGCTGTCCCCATTTCAATCATGTTTGTTGTGCTGTGCGGATTTTCATTTTATCTTGGTGGAATCTTTTGTTCTGAAAGGAACAGGTTTGAAACCAAGATTGTTGCAAATGATGTCCAATCTCCCAAGGATTCTTCAGTCACTCCTCTCCACATTAAACCCATTAAGTTTGCTGAATGCAGCAGTGACTATCAAGACTACACTCCATGCACAGATCCAAGG AGATGGAAGAAGTATGGTTTACATCGGCTAACTCTCATGGAACGCCACTGTCCTCCTATATCTGAAAGGAAGGAATGCTTGGTTCCACCCCCTAATGGGTACAAAGTGCCAATCAAATGGCCACAGAGCAGGAATGAGTGTTGGTACAG AAATGTACCATACAATTGGATCAACCAGCAGAAATCTAATCAGAATTGGCTGAGGAAAGAAGGGGATAAGTTCCTCTTTCCTGGTGGGGGTACTATGTTCCCTAGAGGGGTTGGTGCATATGTTGATCTGATGCAAGATCTGATCCCAGAAATGACAGATGGAACTGTTCGAACTGCTATTGACACTGGGTGCGGG GTTGCAAGCTGGGGTGGTGATTTGTTGGATCGTGGAATCCTTACGGTTTCTCTTGCCCCAAGAGATAATCATGAAGCTCAAGTCCAATTTGCATTGGAACGTGGAATTCCAGCAATCCTTGGAATCATTTCTACACAACGCCTTCCTTTTCCCTCAAACTCATTCGATATGGCACATTGCTCCAGATGCCTTATCCCATGGACAGAATTTG GTGGAATTTACCTTCTAGAAATACACCGCATACTTCGTCCTGGAGGCTTCTGGATTTTGTCTGGCCCTCCTGTGAACTATGAAAACCGCTGGCGAGGATGGAACACAACTGTGGAAGAGCAGAAATCGGATTATGAAAAGTTGCAGGATCTGCTAACTTCTATGTGCTTCAAACTGTACAACAAAAAGGATGACATTGCTGTTTGGCAGAAATCTTCTGACAATAGTTGTTACGATCAGCTGGCAAATCCAGATGCCTATCCCCCAAAATGTGATGATAGCCTTGAACCAGATTCAGCATGGTACACTCCACTTCGCCCTTGTGTCGTTGTTCCAAGCCCAAAGCTTGAGAAATCTACTTTGACATCCATCGCTAAATGGCCTAAGCGGTTGCATGTTACACCTGAAAGGATTTCAGATGCTTATGGTGGGAGTGCTAATACTTTCAAGCATGATGACAGTAAGTGGAAGGTGCGAATTAAGCACTACAAAAAGTTGCTCCCTGCCATTGGGTCTGATAAGATAAGAAACGTAATGGACATGAATACTGCTTATGGAGGTTTTGCTGCGGCTGTAGTTGATGATCCCCTGTGGGTCATGAATGTAGTCTCATCCTATGCTCTTAACACACTTGCTGTGGTTTTTGATCGGGGTCTCATTGGAACTTACCATGATTG GTGTGAAGCTTTCTCAACATATCCTCGAACATATGATCTCCTTCACCTTGATGGCCTCTTTACTGCAGAAAGCCACAG ATGTGACATGAAATACGTGCTCTTGGAGATGGACCGGATCCTTCGGCCTAATGGGTATGCAATAATTCGGGAATCCAGCTATTTTGTGGATGCTGTTGCTTCCGTTGCTAAGGCAATGAGATGGGGTTGTCGTAAAGAAGACACTGAGTATGGTATTGAGAAGGAGAAGATAttgatttgccaaaagaaaCTCTGGTACTCCTCTAACAAGCCTAGCTCTAGCTCATGA